One Purpureocillium takamizusanense chromosome 1, complete sequence genomic window carries:
- a CDS encoding uncharacterized protein (COG:S~EggNog:ENOG503NYY2) — MPPRSSLTSSFSITDATNEVVCPLRNQDGSSCRKRCVGEKRYRSMQEHIRRAHPEHYIPKLPATEESFLLMISSPPQERRNDQPTSSAAQNLNDRGNYYRDTPSNPGTPRHSDEYTTSGGNRMLGAARAAAALAELHGIKSERDIDMDGGYYSDSDGRRIPRSSIELPPLNLSHNDITSDPFSGGRPREILPSLMAHSPPGRSSTLPPLQRPLGQQSRPRKQSVSKRGREPHHKKKNSKGQNIDLFRRLQNEEPPRYGGGFDRKALSAEPSANRDKRWADLIDAAAASAAGDLDDRTPVPQSPVSIQRGSLPPFHHPQPAQPTSYQASPLQQALTPPSFNQDVAEPFPSVESGESGETFHMGSQGLSESSPSYGSSQNIQIYCAACQGVSQLKNSYACTECICGLCSTCVGVLMAEQGAHRKCPRCATIGGRFKPFQLEIR; from the exons ATGCCACCACGCTCGTCCTTGACATCCTCCTTCTCAATCACAGACGCTACCAACGAAGTCGTCTGCCCTCTCCGCAATCAGGATGGCTCTAGCTGTCGCAAGCGATGTGTCGGC GAAAAGCGATATCGCTCCATGCAGGAGCATATCCGCCGGGCGCACCCTGAACACTATATCCCCAAGCTCCCCGCGACCGAGGAAAGCTTCCTACTCATGATTAGCTCCCCGCCCCAGGAGCGCCGCAACGACCAGCCCACATCATCTGCCGCTCAGA ACCTCAACGACAGAGGCAATTATTATCGTGACACACCAAGCAACCCTGGTACGCCGCGTCATAGTGATGAGTACACCACAAGTGGTGGTAACCGAATGCTGGGGGCAgctcgcgcagcggcggctctcgCCGAACTTCACGGTATCAAGTCTGAGCGAGACATTGACATGGATGGC GGTTACTATTCGGACTCGGATGGGCGGCGCATTCCTCGAAGCTCGATTGAGCTGCCTCCCCTCAACCTGTCTCACAACGACATCACCAGTGATCCATTCTCTGGAGGCAGGCCACGCGAGATCCTGCCATCGCTCATGGCACATTCGCCTCCTGGCCGGTCCTCGACCCTGCCCCCGCTGCAGAGACCCCTCGGCCAACAAAGCCGCCCTCGGAAGCAGTCGGTGTCGaagcgcggccgcgagcctcaccacaagaagaagaactCCAAGGGGCAGAACATTGACCTCTTTCGCCGTCTTCAGAACGAGGAGCCTCCAAGATATGGTGGTGGCTTTGATCGGAAGGCTCTGTCTGCAGAACCGTCCGCAAACCGCGATAAGCGGTGGGCAGACTTgattgacgccgccgcggcttccgccgcgggcgacctgGACGATCGCACTCCA GTTCCTCAGTCACCCGTTTCCATCCAGCGAGGTTCTTTGCCACCGTTCCACCATCCGCAGCCAGCTCAACCGACGAGCTATCAGGCCTCTCCTCTACAACAGGCTCTCACTCCACCATCATTCAACCAAGATGTTGCCGAGCCTTTTCCATCAGTGGAAAGCGGCGAGAGTGGCGAGACATTTCACATGGGCTCCCAGGGACTCTCGGAATCGTCGCCGAGCTACGGCTCTTCGCAAAACATCCAGATTtactgcgccgcctgccaggGAGTGTCACAGCTCAAGAACTCGTACGCATGTACCGAGTGCATCTGTGGGCTGTGTTCTACCTGTGTCGGTGTCCTCATGGCAGAGCAGGGAGCGCATAGGAAATGTCCCCGCTGTGCTACCATCGGCGGCCGGTTCAAGCCTTTTCAGCTCGAAATCAGGTGA
- a CDS encoding uncharacterized protein (COG:S~EggNog:ENOG503NYY2~TransMembrane:1 (i21-42o)) has protein sequence MCRREFTCFSLAAYQLRRPRALLACMVTTTCSAPAAMALLRFCIPIRCGCNRSLTISLVAQEKRYRSMQEHIRRAHPEHYIPKLPATEESFLLMISSPPQERRNDQPTSSAAQNLNDRGNYYRDTPSNPARAAAALAELHGIKSERDIDMDGGYYSDSDGRRIPRSSIELPPLNLSHNDITSDPFSGGRPREILPSLMAHSPPGRSSTLPPLQRPLGQQSRPRKQSVSKRGREPHHKKKNSKGQNIDLFRRLQNEEPPRYGGGFDRKALSAEPSANRDKRWADLIDAAAASAAGDLDDRTPVPQSPVSIQRGSLPPFHHPQPAQPTSYQASPLQQALTPPSFNQDVAEPFPSVESGESGETFHMGSQGLSESSPSYGSSQNIQIYCAACQGVSQLKNSYACTECICGLCSTCVGVLMAEQGAHRKCPRCATIGGRFKPFQLEIR, from the exons ATGTGTCGGCGTGAGTTTACCTGCTTCTCTTTGGCCGCGTATCAGCTGCGTCGGCCTCGTGCCCTGCTTGCATGCATGGTCACGACGACTTGCTCAGCTCCAGCTgccatggcgctgctgcgcttctGTATCCCGATCCGATGCGGCTGCAATAGATCACTGACCATTTCACTCGTCGCACAGGAAAAGCGATATCGCTCCATGCAGGAGCATATCCGCCGGGCGCACCCTGAACACTATATCCCCAAGCTCCCCGCGACCGAGGAAAGCTTCCTACTCATGATTAGCTCCCCGCCCCAGGAGCGCCGCAACGACCAGCCCACATCATCTGCCGCTCAGA ACCTCAACGACAGAGGCAATTATTATCGTGACACACCAAGCAACCCTG ctcgcgcagcggcggctctcgCCGAACTTCACGGTATCAAGTCTGAGCGAGACATTGACATGGATGGC GGTTACTATTCGGACTCGGATGGGCGGCGCATTCCTCGAAGCTCGATTGAGCTGCCTCCCCTCAACCTGTCTCACAACGACATCACCAGTGATCCATTCTCTGGAGGCAGGCCACGCGAGATCCTGCCATCGCTCATGGCACATTCGCCTCCTGGCCGGTCCTCGACCCTGCCCCCGCTGCAGAGACCCCTCGGCCAACAAAGCCGCCCTCGGAAGCAGTCGGTGTCGaagcgcggccgcgagcctcaccacaagaagaagaactCCAAGGGGCAGAACATTGACCTCTTTCGCCGTCTTCAGAACGAGGAGCCTCCAAGATATGGTGGTGGCTTTGATCGGAAGGCTCTGTCTGCAGAACCGTCCGCAAACCGCGATAAGCGGTGGGCAGACTTgattgacgccgccgcggcttccgccgcgggcgacctgGACGATCGCACTCCA GTTCCTCAGTCACCCGTTTCCATCCAGCGAGGTTCTTTGCCACCGTTCCACCATCCGCAGCCAGCTCAACCGACGAGCTATCAGGCCTCTCCTCTACAACAGGCTCTCACTCCACCATCATTCAACCAAGATGTTGCCGAGCCTTTTCCATCAGTGGAAAGCGGCGAGAGTGGCGAGACATTTCACATGGGCTCCCAGGGACTCTCGGAATCGTCGCCGAGCTACGGCTCTTCGCAAAACATCCAGATTtactgcgccgcctgccaggGAGTGTCACAGCTCAAGAACTCGTACGCATGTACCGAGTGCATCTGTGGGCTGTGTTCTACCTGTGTCGGTGTCCTCATGGCAGAGCAGGGAGCGCATAGGAAATGTCCCCGCTGTGCTACCATCGGCGGCCGGTTCAAGCCTTTTCAGCTCGAAATCAGGTGA
- a CDS encoding uncharacterized protein (EggNog:ENOG503P4SJ~COG:S), whose protein sequence is MEEEASAPGAGDHRPEGAASPKSEHEHKREYEHETVRFRSKKRRIGYRQRAGDDDVVVDAPAAATSSRVPHANSASPPADAHEDAAPAAAGSSEEESAVAAALRMRNARRARPRVGVGFASSSQPADDHPGGMSSVSSRTLVPRGGGANADADDDDRPPLRGIGDRFTHQTGLVASLNDRHMTEYIESRLSSRNAPSPGSASTSQPVDGRGQQQQHLTRPGVSLTKAVTDQPAKHGKLLEVQVPDKVWDRRDQAQRQRAEMATAGPSSKPRRGRNRRGSNDIKRDQLVEQFLHENRLDVYDVPPPSVPPPAAPGDDKSADDRMAEQFRQQYLSDMALRRQRRRHAQPASRQQQPQGDVLKGPKLGGSRNQRAAVRDALLKQEKEKAGKKRF, encoded by the exons atggaagaagaagcctcAGCacctggcgccggcgaccatCGCCCCGAGGGTGCCGCGTCCCCGAAATCCGAGCACGAGCATAAGCGCGAGTACGAGCACGAAACCGTCCGCTTCCGCTCCAAGAAGCGCAGGATCGGCTaccgccagcgcgccggcgatgacgacgtcgtcgtcgacgcccctGCCGCGGCGACCAGCAGCCGCGTTCCTCATGCCAACTCCGCGAGCCCTCCCGCCGACGCGCATGAAGAcgctgcccccgccgcagcaggctcCTCCGAGGAAGAgtccgccgtcgctgccgccttgCGCATGCGCAACGCCCGGAGAGCCCGCCCccgggtcggcgtcggcttcgcctcctcttcgcagcccgccgacgaccaccCCGGCGGCATGTCTTCGGTCTCGTCGCGCACCCTCGTCCcccggggaggaggagcaaacgccgatgccgacgacgatgacaggCCGCCGCTCCGTGGCATCGGCGACCGCTTCACCCACCAGaccggcctcgtcgcctctcTCAACGACAGGCACAT GACCGAATATATAGAGTCTCGCCTATCTAGCCGCaacgcgccgtcgccgggctccGCGTCTACGTCGCAGCcagtcgacggccgcgggcagcagcagcagcacctcacCCGCCCCGGCGTGTCGCTCACCAAGGCCGTGAcggaccagccagccaagcacggcaagctgctcgaggtccAGGTCCCGGATAAGGTTTGGGACCGCCGCGACCaggcccagcgccagcgcgccgagaTGGCTACTGCTGGGCCATCATCCaagccgcgccgcggccgtaACAGGCGTGGCAGCAATGACATCAAGCGAGatcagctcgtcgagcagtTCCTTCATGAGAATAGAC TGGATGTCTACGACgttccccccccttccgtgccgccgcccgccgcgccaggcgACGACAAATCGGCCGACGACCGCATGGCGGAGCAGTTCCGCCAGCAGTATCTCAGCGACATGgctctgcgccgccagcgcagGCGGCACGCTcagcccgcctcgcgccagcagcaaccccAGGGCGACGTTCTCAAGGGCCccaagctcggcggcagccgcaACCAGCGGGCCGCCGTCCGTGACGCCTTGCTCAAGCAGGAAAAGGAGAAGGCGGGAAAGAAGAGATTCTAG
- a CDS encoding Acylphosphatase (EggNog:ENOG503P6ZB~COG:G) yields MPQRFYFVAHGGVVQGVGFRYFTREKAREYGVTGWCRNTSDNKVEGEVQGEDEALQKFFKDIDDGPRHAHVVQVTREDREAVDGEQSFSVRR; encoded by the exons ATGCCCCAACGG TTTTACTTtgtcgcccacggcggcgtcgtgcagG GCGTTGGCTTCCGGTACTTTACCAGAGAAAAGGCTCGCGAATATGGCGTGACGGGCTGGTGCAGGAACACAAGCGACAACAAG GTCGAAGGGGAGGtccagggcgaggacgaggcgctgcaaAAGTTCTTCAAGGATATCGATGACGGGCCGCGACACGCGCACGTCGTGCAGGTCACCAGGGAGGATCGCGAGGCGGTGGATGGCGAGCAGAGCTTCTCTGTCCGCCGTTGA